One Stenotrophomonas maltophilia DNA window includes the following coding sequences:
- a CDS encoding flavin reductase family protein — MKSAPIPRRRITPSVLYPGTPVLLMTTLNDDGSSNISPLSSFWALGNRVVLGLGVQGQGYRNLQLRNECVLNFPSSAQAAQVEAIARATGRDPVPDAKQAMGYVHVHDKFALGGFTAVPSAQVAPATIAECPLQVEVTVMAMHAPNDDDGQHFVIVEGRIRCVHAHEAITHAGTQHIDVAHWKPLIYLFRHYLGVGEPVGRNFRAQTPAHDPA, encoded by the coding sequence ATGAAATCCGCTCCGATTCCCCGCCGCCGCATCACCCCTTCGGTCCTGTACCCGGGCACGCCTGTGCTGCTGATGACCACGCTGAACGACGACGGCAGCAGCAACATCAGTCCGTTGTCTTCGTTCTGGGCCTTGGGCAACCGGGTGGTGCTGGGCCTCGGCGTGCAGGGTCAGGGCTATCGCAACCTGCAGCTGCGCAACGAATGCGTACTGAACTTCCCATCCTCCGCGCAGGCGGCCCAGGTCGAGGCCATCGCGCGTGCGACCGGCCGCGATCCGGTTCCCGATGCCAAGCAGGCGATGGGCTACGTGCATGTGCATGACAAGTTCGCGCTGGGCGGCTTTACCGCCGTACCGTCAGCACAGGTGGCACCCGCTACGATTGCCGAATGCCCGCTGCAGGTGGAAGTCACGGTGATGGCGATGCACGCACCCAATGATGACGATGGCCAGCACTTCGTGATCGTCGAAGGCCGCATCCGCTGCGTGCATGCGCATGAAGCGATCACCCATGCAGGCACCCAGCACATCGATGTCGCCCACTGGAAACCGTTGATCTATCTGTTCCGCCACTACCTGGGCGTGGGTGAACCAGTCGGGCGCAACTTCCGCGCACAGACGCCGGCACATGACCCGGCGTAG
- a CDS encoding NUDIX hydrolase has product MTELQIPRVGCGAVVRDADGRILLIQRGRDPERGHWGLPGGKVDWMETVEAAVVRETREETALEVTLLRLLCVADHFEPTLAQHWVAPIFEARAPAGAEASIQEPGVQTGLGWFALDALPQPLTQATMQALARL; this is encoded by the coding sequence ATGACTGAACTGCAGATTCCCCGCGTTGGATGCGGCGCCGTCGTCCGTGATGCCGACGGCCGCATCCTGCTGATCCAGCGCGGACGCGATCCGGAGCGCGGGCACTGGGGCCTGCCCGGCGGCAAAGTCGACTGGATGGAAACGGTGGAGGCTGCCGTGGTCCGCGAAACTCGCGAGGAGACGGCATTGGAAGTGACGCTGCTGCGCCTGCTGTGCGTGGCCGATCATTTCGAGCCGACACTTGCGCAGCACTGGGTCGCGCCGATCTTCGAGGCTCGGGCACCTGCCGGTGCCGAGGCCTCCATCCAGGAGCCGGGTGTGCAGACAGGGCTGGGCTGGTTCGCGCTGGATGCGCTGCCCCAGCCACTGACCCAGGCCACGATGCAGGCGCTGGCCAGGCTGTAG
- a CDS encoding transcriptional regulator produces MKKAGHPRPADLARAAKSTTATISNWLNDHVSASHVKAEQLFRIADAAKLDARELLYGVSGLGVGEPGSAYIPSQAHLDVWQDAYELVSHLVAENGLEIDHRRHAALDLLAFELLMDGFSRSKVARVLTTSMT; encoded by the coding sequence ATGAAGAAAGCCGGGCACCCACGCCCGGCCGATCTGGCACGCGCCGCCAAATCAACGACAGCAACCATCAGTAACTGGCTCAACGACCATGTAAGTGCCTCGCACGTTAAGGCCGAACAGCTGTTCCGCATCGCCGATGCGGCCAAGCTGGACGCACGCGAGCTGCTGTACGGGGTCAGCGGGCTCGGCGTCGGTGAGCCTGGCAGCGCCTACATCCCCAGCCAGGCCCATCTGGATGTCTGGCAGGACGCCTATGAGCTGGTCAGCCATCTGGTGGCCGAGAACGGGCTGGAGATCGACCACCGCCGGCATGCGGCGCTGGATCTGCTCGCGTTCGAACTGCTGATGGATGGCTTCAGCCGCAGCAAGGTGGCTCGCGTTCTGACGACCTCGATGACGTGA
- a CDS encoding AAA family ATPase, protein MYPLSSTRDAPTLHLVCGKIGAGKSTLSQQLAAQPRHVLISEDAWLAALYPDQIHSVADYLRRAAALRAALTQHVRAILQAGVSVVLDVPFNTPAARAWGRELFESAGVAHQLHFLDAPDAVCKARLRARNARGEHPFQASDEAFEQITRHFVAPAPEEGFVVIRHAQDA, encoded by the coding sequence ATGTACCCTCTTTCGTCGACCCGCGACGCCCCGACCCTGCACCTGGTGTGCGGCAAGATCGGCGCCGGAAAGTCCACTCTGTCGCAGCAGTTGGCAGCGCAGCCGCGCCACGTGCTGATCAGCGAAGATGCGTGGCTGGCGGCGCTGTATCCCGACCAGATCCATTCCGTCGCCGACTACCTGCGGCGCGCGGCAGCACTGCGCGCTGCGCTGACGCAGCATGTCCGCGCGATCCTGCAGGCCGGCGTCTCCGTTGTGCTCGACGTTCCGTTCAACACGCCCGCCGCCCGTGCCTGGGGCCGCGAACTGTTCGAGTCGGCCGGCGTTGCCCATCAGCTGCATTTTCTCGATGCTCCCGACGCCGTCTGCAAGGCGCGGTTGCGTGCCCGCAATGCACGCGGTGAGCACCCGTTCCAGGCCAGCGATGAAGCCTTCGAGCAGATCACCCGCCACTTCGTGGCACCTGCGCCGGAGGAGGGCTTCGTGGTGATCCGTCATGCACAAGATGCTTGA
- the crcB gene encoding fluoride efflux transporter CrcB, translated as MQALNNYFLVFVGGGIGACLRHACNLIGARVAVGSPWPWSTFLINISGALLMGVVVEVFAMRNGASPQLRLLLATGILGGYTTFSTYALEIGLLLQRGQHGLAALYAGGSVALGLAGLFGGMKLARLVLG; from the coding sequence ATGCAAGCATTGAACAATTATTTTCTGGTCTTCGTCGGCGGCGGCATCGGCGCCTGCCTGCGCCACGCCTGCAACCTGATCGGCGCGCGGGTGGCGGTCGGCAGTCCGTGGCCCTGGTCGACCTTCCTGATCAACATCAGCGGTGCGCTGCTGATGGGCGTGGTAGTCGAGGTCTTCGCCATGCGCAATGGCGCCTCGCCGCAGCTGCGCCTGTTGCTGGCCACCGGCATCCTCGGCGGCTACACCACGTTTTCCACCTACGCGCTGGAGATCGGCCTGCTGCTGCAGCGTGGCCAGCATGGTCTGGCGGCACTGTATGCCGGTGGCTCGGTGGCGCTGGGCCTGGCCGGTCTGTTCGGTGGCATGAAGCTGGCCCGGCTGGTGCTGGGCTGA
- a CDS encoding GNAT family N-acetyltransferase — protein MLIRQLGADDADILWQARLQALRESPAAFLSTLAEAQDDSADVMRAQLADPGTRYFGTFVDGMLVGFLRYVRPVRVARQHTAEIHSVHVDAAHRGHGIARQLFLAAFAAARADGIESLTLTVLADNAAARGLYESLGFTEFGIEPRAVKRDGRYVDMVSYWISVTSHPSSPAP, from the coding sequence ATGCTTATCCGGCAACTCGGTGCTGACGACGCCGACATTCTCTGGCAGGCACGGTTGCAGGCGCTTCGTGAGTCGCCCGCGGCGTTCCTGTCCACGCTGGCCGAGGCGCAGGATGACTCGGCGGACGTGATGCGCGCCCAGCTTGCCGATCCTGGTACGCGCTACTTCGGCACATTCGTCGACGGCATGCTGGTGGGCTTCCTGCGTTACGTACGCCCGGTGCGGGTGGCACGGCAGCACACGGCGGAGATCCACAGCGTCCATGTTGACGCAGCCCATCGTGGACACGGCATCGCCCGTCAACTGTTCCTTGCGGCATTCGCGGCGGCACGCGCGGATGGCATCGAGTCGCTCACGCTCACGGTGCTGGCAGACAACGCTGCCGCGCGTGGACTATACGAATCGTTGGGATTTACCGAATTCGGCATCGAGCCGCGCGCGGTGAAGCGCGACGGCCGCTATGTGGACATGGTGTCGTACTGGATTTCAGTGACCAGCCACCCATCATCGCCGGCACCTTGA
- a CDS encoding ArsR/SmtB family transcription factor — MVHTSGSLVSVGALVGDQARASMLLQLMDGRAYTAMELARVAGVTPQTASTHLRRLVEGDLLVAVAQGRHRYHRLASHEVADMLEGILRVADRTPSCTAAASRSMSALREARSCYRHLAGVHAVAITDRLLQAGHVLPRDGYWQVSAEGAAFLRELGQPLADVFQQPLTVKPARYCRGCLDCTERRPHLAGLVGEAMLDSFVKNDWLRRVEGRRELRLTQLGREALWKRFGLAT; from the coding sequence ATGGTCCATACCTCTGGTTCCCTTGTCAGCGTCGGTGCCCTGGTTGGCGACCAGGCGCGCGCATCCATGCTGCTGCAGTTGATGGACGGACGTGCGTACACCGCGATGGAACTGGCACGGGTGGCCGGGGTGACGCCGCAGACGGCGAGCACGCACCTGCGCAGGTTGGTCGAGGGCGATCTGCTGGTGGCCGTCGCGCAGGGGCGACACCGCTACCACCGGCTGGCCTCGCACGAGGTTGCCGACATGCTGGAGGGCATCCTGCGCGTTGCCGACCGCACCCCGTCCTGCACCGCTGCGGCATCACGCAGCATGTCGGCGCTGCGCGAGGCGCGCTCGTGCTATCGCCACCTGGCCGGCGTGCATGCGGTGGCCATCACCGATCGCCTGCTGCAGGCCGGGCACGTGCTGCCGCGCGACGGCTATTGGCAGGTGAGCGCAGAGGGGGCGGCGTTCCTGCGGGAGCTCGGCCAGCCGCTGGCCGATGTGTTTCAGCAGCCGCTGACGGTCAAGCCAGCGCGCTACTGCCGGGGATGCCTGGACTGCACCGAGCGGCGCCCGCATCTGGCTGGACTGGTCGGTGAGGCGATGCTGGACAGCTTCGTGAAGAACGATTGGCTTCGGCGGGTTGAGGGCCGGCGCGAGCTGCGTCTGACGCAGCTGGGGCGCGAAGCGCTGTGGAAGCGGTTCGGCTTGGCGACATAA
- a CDS encoding HlyD family secretion protein, whose translation MTKTSHLLPFSVALSAALLLGACSRDAPAQAPAGKASTATADKVAVARGIIDVEGGLIALAPPVDGSITAAPVKEGATVKKGQLLLSLDGALLQQEVAITTADLALANDRLKGSQAQLRELERNATRLSTGASEGVSSNQQADAAKQQLAGVRADVDVAGAQVDMAQHKLEHARLKLQQLSLSAPEAGTVVGQVPGLGAFVQAGKPAISLLPARPLQVRAELSAAYADAVQVGMKATVVPDSDGAENTGSLPPARVVRISPVFAQARLPEDAGRGVAKVVECVLEFDGEAKARFGQHVRVEFRK comes from the coding sequence ATGACCAAAACGTCGCACCTGCTTCCCTTCAGCGTGGCCCTGTCCGCGGCATTGTTGCTCGGTGCCTGTTCCAGGGACGCGCCTGCCCAAGCACCTGCAGGTAAAGCCAGCACTGCTACCGCCGACAAGGTCGCGGTGGCGCGCGGCATCATCGACGTCGAGGGTGGCCTGATCGCGCTGGCGCCGCCGGTGGATGGTTCGATCACCGCCGCGCCGGTGAAGGAGGGCGCCACGGTGAAGAAGGGACAGCTGCTGCTGTCGCTGGATGGTGCCCTGTTGCAGCAGGAAGTAGCGATCACCACCGCCGATCTGGCGTTGGCCAACGACCGCCTGAAGGGCAGCCAGGCGCAGCTGCGCGAACTGGAGCGCAACGCCACCCGTCTGTCCACCGGCGCCAGCGAAGGCGTGTCGTCCAACCAGCAGGCCGATGCGGCCAAGCAGCAGCTGGCAGGTGTGCGCGCCGATGTCGATGTGGCCGGTGCGCAGGTCGACATGGCCCAGCACAAGCTGGAGCACGCCAGACTGAAATTGCAGCAGCTGTCGCTGAGCGCGCCGGAAGCCGGCACCGTGGTCGGCCAGGTGCCGGGCCTCGGCGCCTTCGTGCAGGCGGGCAAGCCGGCGATCTCGCTGCTGCCGGCACGTCCGCTGCAGGTGCGTGCAGAACTGAGCGCCGCCTATGCCGATGCCGTGCAGGTGGGCATGAAGGCCACCGTCGTGCCGGACAGCGATGGCGCCGAGAACACCGGCTCACTGCCACCCGCACGCGTGGTGCGGATCAGCCCGGTGTTCGCGCAGGCGCGCCTGCCTGAAGATGCCGGGCGCGGCGTGGCCAAGGTGGTGGAGTGCGTGCTGGAGTTCGATGGCGAGGCCAAGGCGCGCTTCGGCCAGCATGTGCGGGTGGAGTTCCGGAAGTAG
- a CDS encoding thioesterase family protein, producing the protein MAFFERLSDTCYLPTEHTGGAWNIREQHIAPAIGLLAHHLERDAAARGHGFLIARLSYDILGTIPIEAMEAEVQVLRGGRTIELVEATLRHDDRPALRVRAWLMRPNDTQAIAGTPIAAIAPPESMPAWDPGTVWPGGFIQSIEIRRHDQGPGRATYWARAKHALLDGEAVSPLARAATLFDLSNGMAVRADPKEVAFPNLDLTAHLFGMPEGEWLGFDTSVSFGRQGIGLTSTVLHDARGPIGTLGQALTVRP; encoded by the coding sequence ATGGCCTTCTTCGAACGACTGAGCGACACCTGCTACCTGCCGACCGAGCACACCGGCGGCGCCTGGAACATCCGCGAGCAGCACATCGCACCGGCGATCGGGTTGCTGGCCCACCACCTGGAACGCGACGCTGCGGCGCGTGGCCATGGCTTCCTGATCGCGCGCCTGTCCTACGACATCCTCGGCACCATCCCGATCGAAGCGATGGAGGCTGAGGTGCAGGTGCTGCGAGGTGGTCGCACCATCGAACTGGTCGAAGCCACGCTGCGCCATGACGATCGTCCGGCGCTGCGTGTACGCGCGTGGCTGATGCGCCCGAACGATACGCAGGCCATCGCCGGCACGCCCATCGCCGCCATCGCACCACCGGAGTCGATGCCCGCGTGGGATCCGGGTACGGTGTGGCCGGGCGGTTTCATCCAGAGCATCGAGATCCGCCGGCACGACCAGGGACCTGGACGGGCCACCTACTGGGCACGCGCGAAGCACGCGCTGCTGGACGGCGAGGCGGTCAGCCCCTTGGCCCGTGCCGCCACGCTGTTCGACCTGTCCAACGGCATGGCGGTACGCGCCGATCCGAAGGAGGTCGCCTTCCCGAACCTGGACCTCACCGCTCACCTGTTCGGCATGCCCGAAGGCGAGTGGCTGGGTTTCGACACGTCGGTGTCGTTCGGCCGCCAGGGCATCGGCCTGACCAGCACCGTGCTGCATGATGCGCGCGGCCCGATCGGAACACTCGGCCAGGCGCTGACCGTACGCCCCTAA
- a CDS encoding FMN-dependent NADH-azoreductase, protein MSKVLVLHSSLNGTASRSAGLINRFLAERAAQGFDDAVTVRDLNALDLPVLDEEIFHALRGAENPGPRARQAIALSDALIGELMDSDLLLIAAPMYNLNVPTPLKNWFDLVARARETFRYTDTWPQGLVQGVEAVVFSPRGGVHVGQGTDTVTPYLQSVLGLIGITEVDFVYAEGMDIRPNGIEQGMARAQAQLTALAQRMPLPKA, encoded by the coding sequence ATGAGCAAGGTGCTTGTCCTCCACTCCAGCCTCAACGGCACCGCCTCGCGCAGCGCCGGCCTGATCAATCGTTTCCTCGCCGAGCGTGCCGCGCAGGGCTTCGATGACGCCGTCACCGTGCGCGACCTCAACGCACTGGACCTGCCGGTGCTGGATGAAGAGATCTTCCACGCGCTGCGCGGTGCTGAGAACCCGGGGCCGCGCGCACGACAGGCCATCGCGCTGTCCGATGCGCTGATCGGCGAGCTGATGGACAGCGACCTGCTGCTGATCGCCGCGCCGATGTACAACCTCAACGTACCGACGCCGCTGAAGAACTGGTTCGACCTGGTCGCCCGCGCGCGCGAGACCTTCCGCTACACCGACACCTGGCCACAGGGTCTGGTCCAGGGCGTGGAAGCGGTCGTGTTCAGTCCGCGCGGCGGCGTGCATGTCGGCCAGGGCACCGACACGGTGACGCCCTACCTGCAATCGGTGCTGGGCCTGATCGGCATCACCGAGGTTGATTTCGTCTACGCCGAAGGCATGGACATCCGTCCAAATGGCATCGAGCAGGGCATGGCCCGCGCGCAGGCACAACTGACCGCATTGGCGCAGCGCATGCCATTGCCGAAGGCTTAG
- a CDS encoding LysR family transcriptional regulator, whose protein sequence is MALSDLNGIDVFVATVQAGNFAQAAETLQVTRSAVAKSIARLEARLGTPLFLRTTRSQQLTEAGALYYQHCLRALEEIRAGEAALESGRTQVAGRLRVSLPVLFGHLCIAPILLELARQHPALALDLQFNDRTVDLREEGIDLAIRIGALPDSSDLVARPLGEHRMAICASPGFMAGRELPHTVDALRGLEAVAYSRRGQVMEWKMRVDGEPQVLKPDARVQMDDLQGVADAAVAGLGVAWLPYWLVRDALQQGRLLEVLPAASSAIYPIHAVWPWVPHLPLKTRVAVDALLQQLPARLLEVEAGRTGER, encoded by the coding sequence GTGGCCTTGTCCGATCTCAACGGTATCGACGTGTTCGTGGCCACGGTGCAGGCCGGCAACTTCGCGCAGGCGGCCGAAACGCTGCAGGTCACCCGCTCAGCGGTGGCCAAGAGCATTGCGCGGCTGGAAGCCCGCCTCGGCACCCCGTTGTTCCTGCGCACCACGCGCAGCCAGCAGTTGACCGAAGCCGGGGCGCTCTACTACCAGCATTGCCTGCGAGCGCTGGAGGAAATCCGTGCAGGCGAGGCCGCGCTCGAGAGCGGGCGCACACAGGTTGCCGGTCGTCTGCGCGTGTCCCTGCCGGTGTTGTTCGGCCACCTGTGCATCGCACCGATCCTGCTTGAGCTGGCCCGCCAGCATCCGGCGCTGGCGCTGGACCTGCAGTTCAATGATCGTACGGTCGACCTGCGCGAGGAGGGCATCGACCTGGCGATCCGCATTGGCGCATTGCCGGACAGCAGCGATCTGGTGGCGCGGCCGCTGGGCGAACACCGCATGGCGATCTGCGCCTCGCCGGGGTTCATGGCCGGGCGCGAGCTGCCGCACACCGTCGACGCGCTGCGTGGGCTGGAGGCGGTGGCCTACAGCCGCCGCGGCCAGGTGATGGAATGGAAGATGCGGGTGGATGGCGAGCCGCAGGTGTTGAAGCCGGATGCACGCGTGCAGATGGACGATCTGCAGGGCGTGGCTGATGCGGCCGTGGCAGGGCTGGGTGTGGCCTGGCTACCGTACTGGCTGGTGCGCGATGCCCTGCAGCAGGGGCGGTTGCTGGAAGTTCTTCCGGCTGCCTCCAGTGCGATCTATCCGATCCATGCGGTGTGGCCGTGGGTGCCGCACCTGCCGCTGAAGACGCGGGTGGCGGTGGACGCATTGCTGCAGCAATTGCCGGCGCGCCTGCTGGAGGTGGAGGCCGGACGCACCGGTGAGCGTTGA
- a CDS encoding alpha/beta hydrolase, with protein sequence MRPLLRCALALALLLPAASLLAASPTAPRMLSGELQGAPWRLDVPADWNGDLVMLAHGYEPVGVPRTTPMTANDSTATLLSAGYAVAQSAYASQGWAVADAITDMERLRQHALGELKRVHHTWLLGFSMGGAVTLASLERYPQHYTGGVSLCGANLSGEQIAADLLTTLVAFDYFFPNAEGLPASGLASREAAALPQGALYQGIAGALQQNPQHADVLARQLQVAPDALAGTISLHALVLHELATRSGGMPVGNRGVVYRGFGDDTAFNAGVQRLDAAPAAQADVRAKLALSGALKRPLVIQFNNNDPTIVPHMQAVYPQLAAHVGARPLPKVLPAAGEGHCGFSEADVVEALKAARR encoded by the coding sequence ATGCGCCCCTTGCTTCGATGCGCCCTCGCCCTCGCCCTTCTGCTGCCTGCGGCATCGCTGCTGGCTGCGTCACCCACTGCACCACGCATGCTCAGCGGTGAACTGCAGGGTGCCCCCTGGCGCCTGGACGTGCCGGCTGACTGGAACGGCGACCTGGTGATGCTGGCGCATGGCTACGAGCCGGTGGGCGTGCCACGCACTACGCCGATGACCGCCAATGACAGCACCGCAACGCTACTGTCCGCAGGCTACGCCGTCGCGCAGAGTGCCTACGCCAGCCAGGGCTGGGCCGTGGCCGATGCGATCACCGACATGGAGCGCCTGCGCCAGCATGCGCTGGGCGAACTCAAGCGCGTGCACCACACCTGGCTGCTCGGATTCTCGATGGGGGGCGCGGTGACACTCGCCAGCCTCGAGCGCTACCCGCAGCACTACACCGGTGGCGTCTCGCTGTGCGGCGCCAACCTCAGTGGCGAACAGATCGCCGCGGATCTGCTGACAACGCTGGTCGCCTTCGATTACTTCTTCCCCAACGCGGAAGGCCTGCCGGCCAGTGGACTGGCCTCGCGCGAAGCAGCCGCGTTGCCGCAGGGAGCGCTCTATCAAGGCATCGCCGGCGCGCTGCAGCAGAACCCCCAGCATGCCGACGTGCTTGCCAGGCAGCTGCAGGTCGCTCCGGATGCGCTGGCCGGTACGATCAGCCTGCATGCACTGGTCCTGCACGAACTGGCGACACGTAGCGGCGGCATGCCGGTGGGCAACAGGGGCGTGGTCTACCGCGGCTTCGGCGACGACACGGCGTTCAATGCCGGCGTGCAGCGTCTCGACGCCGCGCCTGCGGCACAGGCCGATGTCCGTGCGAAGCTGGCACTGAGCGGCGCGTTGAAGCGGCCGCTGGTGATCCAGTTCAACAACAATGATCCCACCATCGTGCCGCATATGCAGGCGGTGTATCCGCAGCTGGCGGCGCATGTCGGCGCACGGCCGTTGCCGAAGGTGCTGCCTGCGGCGGGCGAAGGGCATTGCGGTTTCTCTGAAGCCGACGTGGTCGAGGCGTTGAAGGCTGCACGGCGGTGA
- a CDS encoding AraC family transcriptional regulator, giving the protein MVDRLAILLERFAVTASVFHAGALCGINTLQGEDEAGQLHLVRRGPLQVSHGQQTVQVEVPSLLLYPRPMPHRFSTDPQHGADMACANLHFEGGPLNPISAALPDFICLPLADLYGGHAALELLFEEAFEQRCGRAAMVNRLFEVVMIQVLRQLMEGGEMRGGLFAGLGHPRLRLALVAMHEAPAQSWTLEDLAEVAGMSRSVFAASFREAMGTTPGQYLQGWRVGLAQQALRQGRPLKRIADDVGYGSEAALSRAFKAHTGQSPREWRGQARAGAA; this is encoded by the coding sequence ATGGTCGATCGTCTCGCCATCCTGCTCGAACGCTTCGCGGTTACCGCTTCGGTGTTCCATGCCGGCGCGCTGTGCGGCATCAACACCCTGCAGGGGGAGGATGAGGCCGGCCAGTTGCATCTGGTGCGGCGCGGCCCGCTGCAGGTCAGCCATGGCCAGCAGACTGTGCAGGTCGAGGTGCCCAGCCTGCTGCTGTATCCGCGGCCGATGCCGCACCGCTTCAGTACCGACCCGCAGCACGGCGCCGACATGGCCTGCGCCAACCTGCATTTCGAAGGTGGTCCGCTCAATCCGATCAGCGCGGCACTGCCGGATTTCATCTGCCTGCCGCTGGCGGATCTGTATGGCGGCCACGCGGCGCTGGAACTGCTGTTCGAAGAGGCCTTCGAGCAGCGCTGCGGGCGGGCGGCGATGGTCAACCGGCTGTTCGAGGTGGTGATGATCCAGGTGCTGCGCCAGTTGATGGAAGGCGGCGAGATGCGTGGTGGCCTGTTCGCCGGGCTGGGTCATCCGAGGCTGCGGCTGGCATTGGTGGCGATGCATGAAGCGCCCGCACAGTCCTGGACCCTGGAAGACCTGGCCGAGGTTGCCGGCATGTCACGCAGCGTGTTCGCCGCCAGCTTCCGCGAGGCGATGGGAACCACGCCGGGCCAGTACCTGCAGGGCTGGCGGGTCGGGCTTGCGCAGCAGGCGCTGCGGCAGGGCAGGCCGCTGAAGCGGATTGCCGATGATGTGGGCTATGGCAGCGAAGCGGCGCTGTCGCGCGCGTTCAAGGCGCACACCGGGCAGTCGCCGCGGGAGTGGCGCGGACAGGCACGCGCGGGCGCGGCCTGA